From a region of the Legionella adelaidensis genome:
- the rpmE gene encoding 50S ribosomal protein L31: MKSSIHPEYKIVKVTCSCGNIFETRSTLGDKLNIEVCDKCHPFYTGKQKLVDTGGRVQKFRDRYKTRTDK; encoded by the coding sequence ATGAAATCTTCGATTCATCCTGAGTATAAAATAGTTAAAGTTACTTGTAGTTGTGGCAACATTTTTGAAACCCGTTCCACTTTAGGTGACAAACTCAATATAGAAGTTTGCGATAAATGTCATCCTTTTTATACCGGTAAGCAAAAATTAGTCGATACCGGAGGCCGAGTACAAAAATTCCGTGATCGTTATAAAACGCGCACTGATAAGTAA